Below is a window of Stygiolobus azoricus DNA.
TTTTCTCCAAGATCTTATTACGTTCATTCCTATCTCTTCAACACACGTGTTAACCCCTAAGGTTTACGCTAGAGACCCTACCTATTATCCCATTGGAGTCTCATCTAACGGCATTAGTCCCTCTGGGGTTAAAGTAGTAGTTCAGACTAATTCTGTAATGGGTTATGCATATATAGGATCACTATCTACAAGTGGTGCTTCTCTGCAGCTGAATGTGATGTTAGTAATGAGCTCCTTAAGTAACTTCCAAGAGTATTGGATACAGAATGTAATACAATTCGAAGGATCCCAAATGCGTTTCATAGACAATATTTGGAACTTTACAGCATATGGTGCTGGATTAAATCCAGCATATATATCTGGTAATGGCCAATTGACGACAACAACCACAAATAATGGTCAAGTAGTGTCATTTTACTACTATTCAACACCTTATCATTCCTTCTCAACTCCCATGTCATTGTTACTTTTCATAAACGTGTCTAAGATCTCAGATGGGGCAGAGGTTTGTATAGGATATGAGATGGGTGGTTCTTATGTTAAATATGATACCGTGATAATAAAATTAAACAATATCAATAATGCCTATATCTTAGTAGCACCACAATTAACCGGAAACGGAGAGCAATTTGATGTCGAGCTAGTCTGGGGAGGGTTCTCTAACGGGTCTACAGCTACCTTTTCCGCAATGAAATCACAACTAGCTATATATTACAAGGTTACGGGAACTAATTTATACTCACCTTTCCCAGAAGTTTATAATTACGGTTTTGATACTGCAGAAACTTCATCTAACATACAAGCAACCTTGGGTAATAACAGTATGGTCTGTGTGACTATCGGCAATCCAAACCCGTCCTATTTAACAAGCTATTTTACACCTTTGATCCCAGGGTGGACATTAGTTACAGTACTCTCAAACCACTACTACTTGGTTAACGGGTATAATACTACAGCAAATGTACCTTATAACACTCAAGAACCGAGTTACGGAGAGCCCTATTACATATCTTATACCTCACCCTCTAATATTACCATACAACTCCCTGTGCTCAACACAACATTTTACCGCTATTTGCCAGTAAGCAAGGTACTAAATAGTAGTAGTGGTGGTAGTTATAATACTACTAATAACATAATTACTCTGTCAAACGGCTATTATCAAGTGATTGTAAGTTATATCCAAATACCTAACTTATTTAAGGTTACAATTAATGTTCCCATGTGGGGATTATTAAACGGTACTCCCGCACTCATCAAATCTGGTGAATACTATTACGGAGAAGTAATAGAATTACCCATATACAATTACACTATAATAGGACCGGGGGAAAGAGAACTTCTAATTCCTAACGTTACATACATAGTAGTTACGACTAACATAACAATACACGTAACCGTAGTTTTACAGTACTTGGTGAATATTAAGACTGAGTACCCCCTAATGGTTGAAGTCAACGGGAAAACATTTAACGTAACTGGGAACCACTGGTTCAACTCATCTTCAACAGTAGTAATCCCACCACAATATTATTACTTATCAGCGGGTGTGAGAGAGGAATTAGTAAATCCCACCAGCTTCATTGTAAGTCAACCAAACATAAACTACACAGCCTCATGGATAACACAATACAGATTAATAGTAAACTCCCCCCTGCCATTATACGAACTAGTTAATGGGATTAATATGACTGCTACGCACATACAATGGATAAACGAGAGCTCGAGAGTCATCATACCTCCACAAATTTACTACAGCTCGAAAACAGAGAGGTGGATCCTTACTAACTACCTTAACATAACAATGAATTCGCCAGTTAATTTCACAGCGAGATTCTTATTACAGTTCTACGTCATAGTACCTTACAAGGCGTTAGCGGAAGTAAACGGGAGTTACCAGAACATAACCTCAGGATGGTATAATAATGGAACAGTGATAACGGTGCCGAGTAAATACTACTATATTTCAAATGACGAAAGAGTAGTATATTACATCCCAACTCCTTTCAAGATCACTATTAACTCATCTATGACGATCACAATATTCTCTAGTTACCAATACTACGTAAGTATAAACAGAGAGTTAGAAGGGTATGTAAATGGGACTTTAATGAATATTACAAGCGGGTGGTATAATAACGGAACTACTATAGTGTTTAAGATAGCCTATTACGATTTTATTTCACCCAGCGAGAGGATAGTATATTCTCCCAACATTACTTACGTGATCGTCAATAAGCCCATAATCATAGAAGTGCCATTAGTTAAACAGTTCCTTATAAACGTCATTTCTCCATACCCGATAAAAGGCATAGTAAATGGGATGAGCATAAACTTTACTACAGGATGGTACGACTCAGGACTTTCAATATATGTTCCGGTTCAATACTATTACGTTAACAACTATAGCAGGTATGTCCTGATTAATAATATGACAATAACGGTCGAATCTCCCATGAACTTTACAGCTATTTGGAGACTACAGTTCTACGTTAATGCCAGTTCAAATTACCCGGTGTTAGCCCTTGTTGATGGTCACCTCGTCAACTTAACTAAAGGATGGTATTTCAACGGAAGTGAGATACAGATTGTGAGTAATGTAACTTATCCAATAAATAGTACAGTAAGGTATGCTATACTCTCTGTATTACCTTCCTCAAACTTTACATTAACAAAGCCTACCTCAATTACAGTAACTTATTACCCACAATACTTGGTCACGATAAACGGACAGAAGTCATGGTACTTCAAGGGCAGTGAAATAAGGTTATATACTACAGTTCCCTTTTTCGAGAGTGTAAGGTGGAATGGGACATATAATTTACCGAATGGAGCTGTAATCATAGTAAATAAGCCCATAGTGGAAAATGCTGTAGTTTCTATTAATCTAGTCAATGTAGCGTCTGTGATATTAATGATAATCTCCACACTTTTAATATTATTTGCGGTGATTAAAAGAAGATAAGGAGGAAGAAAGTTTTTTAGTCAAAACTAAACTAAGGATAATCATTTAAACGAGATATTATATTGAGTTTTATGAACTTTACACTGACTTTTCTCTCTCTATATCTTATAAGTATGGCTATAGGAAGGAAAGTCAAGCTGCCTTCAGCAGTCACAGAAACTATAGTGCTAGTCTTGATATTCACTATTTCCTATTGGGGAGGCGTTACAATTCCAGTCAAAGAGATTGCTAGCGTTCTATTAATATCTCTAATTATGGCAACCTTGTTAATTCTCATAACATATGTTATAGGCTTATTCTTTATACACAAAGTTCATTTATACCCTACGAAAGTTAACTTGAGAATGCAAATAAAATATATTATACCTTTGGTCTTAGGCTTAATCTTAGGACTTGGAGTCAAGTTTGAGTTACCTTTTACCTCCATCATAGACTACGAGCTATACTTACTAGCTGTAATTATAGGTATTGAGATAGGCAGGAGCTTTAACATAGGATTACTCAAGAGGACTACGATGCTAGCGATCTTAGCAGTTGTTGTTAACG
It encodes the following:
- a CDS encoding thermopsin family protease, whose product is MNLRLLLTLLLITIFLQDLITFIPISSTHVLTPKVYARDPTYYPIGVSSNGISPSGVKVVVQTNSVMGYAYIGSLSTSGASLQLNVMLVMSSLSNFQEYWIQNVIQFEGSQMRFIDNIWNFTAYGAGLNPAYISGNGQLTTTTTNNGQVVSFYYYSTPYHSFSTPMSLLLFINVSKISDGAEVCIGYEMGGSYVKYDTVIIKLNNINNAYILVAPQLTGNGEQFDVELVWGGFSNGSTATFSAMKSQLAIYYKVTGTNLYSPFPEVYNYGFDTAETSSNIQATLGNNSMVCVTIGNPNPSYLTSYFTPLIPGWTLVTVLSNHYYLVNGYNTTANVPYNTQEPSYGEPYYISYTSPSNITIQLPVLNTTFYRYLPVSKVLNSSSGGSYNTTNNIITLSNGYYQVIVSYIQIPNLFKVTINVPMWGLLNGTPALIKSGEYYYGEVIELPIYNYTIIGPGERELLIPNVTYIVVTTNITIHVTVVLQYLVNIKTEYPLMVEVNGKTFNVTGNHWFNSSSTVVIPPQYYYLSAGVREELVNPTSFIVSQPNINYTASWITQYRLIVNSPLPLYELVNGINMTATHIQWINESSRVIIPPQIYYSSKTERWILTNYLNITMNSPVNFTARFLLQFYVIVPYKALAEVNGSYQNITSGWYNNGTVITVPSKYYYISNDERVVYYIPTPFKITINSSMTITIFSSYQYYVSINRELEGYVNGTLMNITSGWYNNGTTIVFKIAYYDFISPSERIVYSPNITYVIVNKPIIIEVPLVKQFLINVISPYPIKGIVNGMSINFTTGWYDSGLSIYVPVQYYYVNNYSRYVLINNMTITVESPMNFTAIWRLQFYVNASSNYPVLALVDGHLVNLTKGWYFNGSEIQIVSNVTYPINSTVRYAILSVLPSSNFTLTKPTSITVTYYPQYLVTINGQKSWYFKGSEIRLYTTVPFFESVRWNGTYNLPNGAVIIVNKPIVENAVVSINLVNVASVILMIISTLLILFAVIKRR
- a CDS encoding lysine exporter LysO family protein, coding for MNFTLTFLSLYLISMAIGRKVKLPSAVTETIVLVLIFTISYWGGVTIPVKEIASVLLISLIMATLLILITYVIGLFFIHKVHLYPTKVNLRMQIKYIIPLVLGLILGLGVKFELPFTSIIDYELYLLAVIIGIEIGRSFNIGLLKRTTMLAILAVVVNVVGAIILSLVFSPFIPLKASLMITLGSGWYSYTGPFVAKYFDPALGVIGFLSNFLREQLAFVLLPILLRVKATPIGAIAIGGATSMDVTLPLYVDLLGGEYAVGAMISGFILTLLVPIILPIIALL